One window of Hujiaoplasma nucleasis genomic DNA carries:
- a CDS encoding glycosyltransferase family 2 protein, whose product MIELLRVIYILAFIFIIIILVFIFNQKRKHIRKQVNEPIIRDYVFNVLENYQHQPLNFPQRRLFDSIQEIEEQLNLSKDALNKVRRNLFTEKYIESLKKQCQSPYKLKRLLAAHKLTYILSDHDFLTPMIIREKNPVILFYLLYFSINQMNQEIFDQVLMKVQGINHVVLERIAILIANHFSVFKAYVHKQETSFIYEHIFIQVMVARKQLSYDLPDEIDHYMRDLFTSKQSDSYRKLMTLYLSYLETINDPFLLDELVINHDFIDIKNYGYRAYANKKQWLFIEKLFKVLSHHQQENQLIIEAISNISQEPMILNKLFYYETVLSDDNQRKALAKILSEKIDYILLKLNSNEQSMAEKNISLILEHKYLSGFIAFINQNRDIDLERKIFNIIESTIKNHPDILDEILIYVDEEILNRYDYHSKTPEVVKKEVQAPELSKIIWLSIMFVIAIIFYPLLSILSHLGEFGQLSFYEIIKNFVLDTNRNLIYYFVAANIIYLMLMFVSLRGSYKQNELWFLKSLDLLYEDELLPAISIIAPAYNEEVNIITSVRSLLNLKYPKYEVIVVNDGSKDQTLNVLIKHFNLKRHHPFFLTALKTKAVRGIYKNPEYPHLIVVNKANGGKADALNVGINVAHYPYICGIDADSVLEQDALLRLMSSSLDYSHRPVALGGNIVPANGCKIDHGYIEDKQLPKESITRFQAIEYVRAFTTGRIGWSEAKSLLIISGAFGLFYKKDIIRIGGYITSSGLLKKDSVGEDMELVVRLTYERMKEKKKQYIGYVYHANCYTELPSDMKTLLKQRNRWHRGLLDILSYHRQILFNPKYKQIGFLATPYFYIFEVLGPFFEWIGYLMLILSFIFGFLSPTIVLAIFGLSIILGIIISLFSVLIQESQSEYMKKKDLWVLIVFAILENFGYRQLLSLHRIYSFFSALFEKGQWGEQKRKGI is encoded by the coding sequence ATGATTGAATTATTAAGAGTCATCTATATATTAGCTTTTATATTCATTATTATTATTTTAGTTTTTATTTTTAATCAAAAAAGAAAACACATAAGAAAACAAGTCAATGAACCTATCATCAGAGATTATGTCTTTAATGTTTTAGAAAACTACCAACATCAACCTCTCAATTTTCCACAAAGACGTTTATTTGACTCTATTCAAGAAATAGAAGAGCAGTTAAACTTATCTAAGGATGCCTTAAATAAAGTAAGAAGAAATTTATTTACTGAAAAATACATTGAAAGTTTAAAAAAACAATGTCAAAGCCCTTATAAATTAAAACGGCTTTTAGCTGCCCATAAGTTAACCTATATATTGAGTGATCATGATTTTTTAACTCCTATGATTATTAGAGAAAAGAATCCTGTTATTTTGTTTTATTTGCTCTATTTTTCTATCAATCAAATGAATCAAGAGATTTTTGATCAAGTCTTGATGAAGGTTCAAGGAATCAACCATGTTGTTTTAGAGCGTATAGCCATTCTTATCGCCAATCATTTCTCTGTCTTTAAAGCTTATGTTCATAAACAAGAAACATCTTTTATCTATGAACATATATTTATTCAAGTTATGGTCGCTAGGAAGCAATTATCTTATGATTTACCAGATGAAATCGATCATTATATGCGAGATTTGTTTACTTCTAAGCAAAGTGATTCTTATCGTAAACTAATGACTCTTTATTTATCATACTTAGAGACGATTAATGATCCTTTTTTATTAGATGAACTGGTGATTAATCATGATTTCATTGATATTAAAAACTATGGTTATCGAGCTTATGCCAATAAGAAGCAGTGGTTATTTATCGAAAAATTATTTAAGGTACTTTCTCATCACCAACAGGAGAACCAACTTATTATTGAAGCTATTTCAAATATTAGTCAGGAACCAATGATTTTAAATAAACTTTTTTATTATGAGACTGTTTTAAGTGATGATAATCAAAGGAAGGCATTGGCTAAAATTTTATCTGAGAAAATTGATTATATTTTATTAAAGTTAAATTCAAATGAACAAAGTATGGCTGAAAAAAATATTTCTTTGATTTTAGAACATAAGTATTTATCTGGTTTTATTGCTTTTATCAATCAAAATCGTGATATTGATTTAGAAAGAAAAATATTTAATATTATTGAAAGTACTATAAAAAATCATCCTGATATTTTAGATGAAATTTTAATTTATGTTGATGAAGAAATTTTAAATAGGTATGATTATCATTCTAAAACACCTGAAGTTGTCAAAAAAGAAGTACAAGCCCCTGAGTTATCAAAAATTATTTGGTTAAGCATTATGTTTGTTATTGCCATAATATTTTATCCTTTATTATCAATTTTGAGTCATTTAGGTGAATTTGGACAATTAAGTTTCTATGAAATTATTAAAAACTTTGTTTTAGATACAAATAGAAACCTTATTTATTATTTCGTGGCTGCTAATATTATCTATTTAATGTTAATGTTTGTTTCATTAAGAGGTTCATATAAGCAAAATGAGTTATGGTTTTTAAAATCATTGGATTTATTATATGAAGATGAACTTTTACCAGCTATTTCTATCATAGCTCCAGCTTATAATGAAGAAGTCAATATCATTACCAGTGTTAGGTCTTTACTTAACTTAAAATATCCTAAGTATGAGGTGATTGTGGTCAATGATGGTTCTAAAGATCAAACACTTAATGTTTTAATTAAACATTTTAACTTAAAAAGACATCATCCTTTCTTCTTAACGGCTTTAAAAACCAAGGCAGTTAGGGGTATTTATAAGAATCCAGAGTATCCTCATTTAATTGTAGTCAATAAAGCCAATGGTGGTAAAGCTGATGCTTTAAATGTTGGTATCAATGTTGCTCATTATCCTTATATTTGCGGAATTGACGCTGATAGTGTATTAGAACAAGATGCCTTATTAAGGTTGATGTCATCTTCTTTAGATTATAGTCATAGGCCAGTTGCTTTGGGGGGAAATATTGTTCCAGCCAATGGTTGTAAGATTGATCATGGTTATATAGAAGATAAACAGTTACCTAAGGAATCTATCACTCGCTTTCAAGCCATTGAGTATGTCAGGGCTTTTACAACTGGGCGTATTGGGTGGTCTGAAGCTAAGTCATTATTAATTATTTCGGGTGCTTTTGGTTTATTTTATAAAAAAGATATTATCAGGATTGGTGGTTATATTACTTCTTCAGGTTTGCTGAAAAAAGATTCTGTTGGTGAAGACATGGAACTGGTGGTTCGTTTAACTTATGAACGAATGAAAGAAAAGAAGAAGCAATATATTGGTTATGTCTATCATGCCAATTGTTATACTGAATTACCTAGTGATATGAAAACTTTATTGAAACAAAGAAACCGATGGCATCGAGGTTTATTAGATATATTGAGTTATCATCGGCAAATATTGTTTAATCCAAAATACAAGCAAATTGGTTTTTTAGCCACTCCATATTTCTATATATTTGAAGTTTTAGGACCGTTTTTTGAATGGATTGGCTATTTAATGTTAATTTTAAGCTTCATTTTTGGTTTCTTATCACCGACAATCGTCTTAGCAATCTTTGGTTTATCTATTATTTTAGGAATAATCATTTCTTTGTTTTCAGTCCTTATTCAAGAAAGTCAATCTGAATATATGAAGAAAAAAGATTTATGGGTTTTAATTGTCTTTGCTATACTTGAAAATTTTGGCTATAGACAATTATTATCCTTACATAGAATCTATTCATTCTTTAGTGCTTTATTTGAAAAAGGCCAATGGGGTGAACAAAAAAGAAAAGGCATTTAA
- a CDS encoding leucine-rich repeat protein, whose protein sequence is MKKLLRLCCLILLTMALTACDGFPGVTDLTGDTNVVDTSTELTGETTTESIIEINERIYEIYELAVTSSAFTESYEDWLESIRGPQGLPGENGKEVQLQVFEGYIQWQHVGDETWSNLISLLDLTGSDGREVVLRLHEGFIEWQYSGDETWLTVINLQTIIGDMTKVITLQVFEGYIQWQYLGDTTWNNLLELSTMIGSDGHEVVLQVANGFVQWQYIGDETWNDLLDLSTMTGSDGNNGKKITLQVLDGFDQWQYIGDSTWNNLLDLSTMTGSDGSDGQEIILQVADGYVQWKYEAENEWHNLIELLTLVGTNGIDGANGLSAYEILEGDEETVNNYMISYPTDTYNFKQIPDTSVYVTDLLSLYNIFMGDVIAYGGNFYSNDMTRIIRYMTNDPEVTISSTITKIGSYAFFGNINVDMVYIPLNVTEIGIMAFGEMGIEHIVEIMTEYSVQPAGWSDYAFFDNVIVHWANDLDYPIINENTETLANISIGGDSIIYEFVPQTTGYYEIYSVGTYDTYAYLYDSYFDYIIDSDDDGEASNFYINYYFEAGVTYYIQVEFWSTIDTGTFSLFVMNVPA, encoded by the coding sequence ATGAAGAAACTGTTGCGTTTATGTTGTTTAATATTGCTTACAATGGCTTTAACAGCATGTGATGGTTTTCCAGGTGTGACTGATTTAACAGGAGACACCAATGTGGTTGATACTTCAACAGAATTAACAGGAGAAACAACCACTGAATCAATTATTGAGATCAATGAAAGAATTTATGAAATTTATGAGTTGGCGGTGACTTCAAGTGCTTTTACCGAATCTTATGAAGATTGGTTAGAATCTATCAGAGGTCCACAAGGTTTACCAGGTGAAAATGGCAAAGAAGTTCAATTACAGGTTTTTGAAGGTTATATTCAATGGCAACATGTAGGAGATGAAACTTGGTCAAATTTGATTTCTTTATTAGATTTGACTGGATCAGATGGTCGTGAGGTCGTTTTAAGACTACATGAAGGTTTTATTGAATGGCAATATAGTGGTGATGAAACTTGGTTGACAGTGATCAATCTTCAAACCATCATAGGTGATATGACTAAAGTCATCACTCTACAGGTTTTTGAGGGTTATATCCAATGGCAATATCTTGGAGATACAACTTGGAATAACTTGCTTGAATTATCGACCATGATTGGTAGTGATGGACATGAGGTTGTTTTACAAGTGGCTAATGGTTTTGTTCAATGGCAGTATATTGGGGATGAAACTTGGAATGATTTGCTTGATTTATCGACCATGACAGGTAGTGATGGTAATAACGGTAAAAAAATCACTCTTCAAGTTTTAGATGGTTTTGATCAATGGCAATATATCGGTGATTCAACTTGGAATAACTTACTTGACTTATCAACCATGACAGGTAGTGATGGTAGCGATGGTCAAGAAATTATATTACAAGTGGCTGATGGTTATGTTCAATGGAAATATGAAGCTGAAAATGAATGGCATAATCTTATTGAGTTATTAACTTTGGTTGGTACCAATGGTATTGATGGGGCCAATGGTTTATCTGCTTATGAAATTTTAGAAGGTGATGAAGAAACTGTCAATAATTATATGATTTCTTATCCTACAGATACTTATAATTTTAAGCAAATTCCTGACACAAGTGTCTATGTAACTGACTTATTAAGTTTATATAATATCTTCATGGGAGATGTTATTGCCTATGGTGGTAATTTCTATTCAAATGATATGACTCGAATTATACGTTATATGACTAATGATCCCGAAGTTACTATCTCAAGTACAATCACCAAGATTGGTTCTTATGCTTTCTTTGGAAACATTAATGTAGATATGGTATATATTCCTTTAAATGTTACGGAAATAGGAATAATGGCTTTTGGTGAAATGGGCATTGAGCATATAGTAGAAATCATGACAGAATATAGTGTACAACCTGCAGGATGGAGTGATTATGCATTCTTTGATAACGTGATTGTCCATTGGGCAAACGATTTGGATTATCCAATCATAAATGAAAATACTGAGACTTTAGCCAATATTAGCATTGGTGGAGATTCAATCATCTATGAATTCGTTCCTCAAACAACTGGATATTATGAAATATATTCAGTAGGAACCTACGATACTTACGCTTATTTATATGATTCATATTTTGACTATATTATTGATAGTGATGATGATGGTGAAGCAAGTAATTTCTATATTAATTATTACTTTGAAGCCGGTGTAACTTACTATATTCAAGTAGAGTTTTGGTCAACCATTGATACTGGTACATTTAGTTTGTTTGTAATGAATGTTCCTGCATAA
- a CDS encoding replication-associated recombination protein A, with product MSQPLADRLRPTTFEGVIGNEKLKILLENLISKDQLSSLILYGPTGVGKTTIARIIASYYPLNHFNFNASTDNKHSLRDIIDAAKNYNHTILFIDEIHRMNRDIQDYLLPYVEKGNIIMIGLTTENPYISVNPAIRSRVSIYKLTKPSTEEIEKYLKNLDLSDLYPNSTIDEDVFKKIAVAANNEVRSGINMLELVLNASTSLHIDLIELEKYLPQAQISAFKTGDDYYDVLSAFHKSVRGSDVNAALYYLARLIQANDLKSLVRRIKAIVYEDIGLANPMMGVKVNAACEIAESIGFPEAVNALSAIVIDMCISPKSNAAHLAINEALQDVSSGKTYPVPSHLINNPTYDNAKDYKYAHDYPNHIVKQDYLPKELQGKTYYKPQTHTKIEKAYAEEYEKNEKIIK from the coding sequence ATGAGCCAACCATTAGCTGATAGATTAAGACCAACAACATTTGAAGGGGTCATAGGTAATGAAAAATTAAAAATACTCCTAGAAAACTTAATTAGTAAAGACCAATTATCATCTTTAATACTATATGGTCCTACTGGTGTTGGTAAAACCACAATCGCTAGGATTATAGCCTCTTATTACCCTTTAAATCATTTTAATTTTAATGCATCTACTGATAATAAACATTCTTTAAGAGATATCATTGATGCTGCTAAAAATTATAATCACACCATCCTATTTATTGATGAAATTCATCGGATGAACCGTGATATTCAAGACTATCTTTTACCCTATGTTGAAAAAGGCAATATTATTATGATCGGTTTAACCACAGAAAATCCATATATATCTGTCAATCCTGCCATTAGAAGTCGGGTATCTATTTATAAATTAACCAAACCATCTACTGAAGAAATTGAAAAATACTTAAAAAATCTTGATTTAAGCGATTTATATCCAAATTCGACTATTGATGAAGACGTCTTCAAAAAAATCGCTGTAGCGGCAAATAATGAGGTCAGATCTGGAATAAATATGCTCGAACTTGTCCTAAACGCATCTACTTCTTTGCATATTGACCTTATTGAATTAGAAAAATATTTACCACAAGCTCAAATTTCCGCCTTTAAAACAGGTGATGATTATTACGATGTTTTAAGTGCATTTCATAAATCAGTAAGGGGATCAGATGTTAATGCAGCATTATATTACCTAGCTAGACTCATTCAAGCCAATGATTTGAAATCACTTGTAAGAAGGATTAAAGCCATCGTATACGAAGATATCGGATTAGCAAACCCTATGATGGGTGTCAAGGTAAATGCTGCATGTGAGATTGCTGAAAGTATTGGCTTTCCTGAAGCTGTGAATGCCTTATCTGCCATTGTCATAGATATGTGTATATCTCCTAAATCAAATGCAGCTCATTTAGCCATTAATGAAGCCTTACAAGATGTTTCATCAGGAAAAACCTATCCTGTACCAAGCCATTTAATCAATAATCCTACCTATGATAATGCTAAAGACTATAAATACGCTCATGATTATCCAAATCATATCGTAAAACAAGATTATCTACCTAAAGAACTACAAGGTAAGACTTACTATAAGCCTCAAACTCATACAAAAATTGAAAAAGCTTATGCTGAAGAATATGAAAAGAATGAAAAAATAATTAAATAA
- a CDS encoding histidinol-phosphatase, whose protein sequence is MRTYKANYHTHCDLCKHAKGSIEDYVLKAIEHGFDAIGITDHAPFDFLNERSVRMTSEEYPEYIRQLKHAIVHYLDFILIYRGLEIEYFNGYHKHYESLLEHLDYLILGQHYIEKEGELLSVYKIKSIEDMQIYKETLIKAMHTGYFKIIAHPDIFLINQGQISDEMKAISREIIQTAKKTDTILEINANGFRKKKHQVDGQYYMAYPRIEFWKIVKEENARAMINADAHDPNQLVDQAIELAYEFARHLSIAVEEELVLD, encoded by the coding sequence ATGAGAACATATAAAGCTAATTATCACACCCATTGTGATTTATGTAAACATGCTAAAGGCAGTATTGAAGATTATGTATTAAAGGCTATAGAACATGGTTTTGATGCTATTGGTATTACAGACCATGCGCCTTTTGACTTTTTAAATGAACGTTCAGTGAGAATGACTTCAGAGGAATATCCTGAGTATATTAGGCAATTGAAACATGCTATTGTCCATTATTTAGATTTCATATTAATCTATCGAGGTCTAGAAATAGAGTATTTTAATGGTTATCATAAGCATTATGAGTCGCTTTTAGAACACTTAGATTATCTTATATTAGGCCAACACTATATTGAAAAAGAAGGTGAGTTGCTATCTGTCTATAAAATTAAAAGTATTGAAGATATGCAAATATATAAAGAAACACTGATTAAAGCCATGCATACAGGTTATTTTAAAATCATAGCTCATCCAGACATTTTTTTAATTAATCAAGGGCAAATAAGTGATGAAATGAAGGCAATTTCTCGTGAAATCATCCAAACTGCTAAAAAAACCGACACAATTTTAGAAATTAATGCCAATGGCTTTAGAAAGAAGAAACATCAAGTAGATGGTCAATATTATATGGCTTATCCTCGAATAGAGTTTTGGAAAATCGTAAAAGAAGAAAATGCAAGGGCCATGATTAATGCAGATGCTCATGATCCAAATCAATTAGTTGACCAAGCTATCGAATTGGCATATGAATTTGCAAGACATCTCTCCATAGCAGTAGAAGAAGAATTGGTTTTAGACTGA
- a CDS encoding asparaginase gives MKKLFMIFTGGTISMKIDDVSHSVKPALHAHEIMKNFLGPELTEGTEVIEFSEIPSPSMTPDMMLEISRIIKKIIREDDPIGFIVVHGTDTLEETAFFLDTAIETDLPIIVTGSMKSSSDLGFDGVNNLVSSILVAKSPSSKGRGVLVVMNDQINAASEVTKSNTLSLDTFKSLDYGPVGIVDNKEVLYHRLVTVVRNKLEIDALVDKVYLLKAVAGEDSLIINYLIDQGANGFVIEALGRGNVPPKMIDGIQRALDNDIPVIIASRCPSGRTLDSYGYVGGGKFLTEMGCIMSTSLNGQKARILLMLALSKSKDRDFLKGLFTI, from the coding sequence ATGAAAAAACTTTTTATGATATTTACTGGCGGGACGATTTCTATGAAGATAGACGATGTCTCTCACTCAGTTAAACCTGCTTTACATGCCCATGAAATTATGAAAAATTTTCTTGGTCCTGAACTTACTGAGGGAACTGAAGTTATAGAATTCTCTGAGATACCTTCTCCATCGATGACACCTGACATGATGCTTGAAATTTCAAGAATTATCAAAAAAATCATCCGTGAGGATGATCCAATAGGGTTTATTGTTGTTCATGGCACGGATACTTTAGAGGAAACTGCTTTTTTTCTTGATACAGCAATTGAAACTGATTTACCTATTATTGTGACAGGTTCTATGAAATCATCGTCTGATTTAGGTTTTGATGGTGTAAATAACCTAGTTTCATCAATTTTGGTTGCTAAAAGTCCTAGTTCAAAGGGTCGTGGTGTCTTAGTCGTCATGAATGATCAGATAAACGCTGCTTCTGAAGTTACAAAAAGTAATACTTTGTCCTTAGATACCTTTAAATCATTAGATTATGGCCCTGTAGGCATCGTAGATAATAAAGAGGTACTTTATCATAGGTTAGTCACTGTTGTTCGAAATAAGCTAGAAATTGACGCTTTAGTGGATAAAGTCTATTTGCTTAAAGCTGTAGCTGGTGAAGATTCATTGATAATTAACTATTTAATTGATCAAGGAGCCAATGGATTCGTGATTGAAGCCTTGGGTAGGGGTAATGTTCCACCAAAGATGATTGATGGTATTCAAAGAGCTTTAGACAATGATATTCCTGTAATTATTGCTTCTAGATGTCCTAGTGGTCGTACTTTAGATTCATATGGCTATGTTGGTGGTGGTAAATTCCTTACGGAAATGGGTTGTATCATGTCTACTTCATTAAATGGTCAAAAAGCTAGAATATTATTAATGTTGGCTTTATCTAAGTCAAAAGATAGAGATTTTCTTAAAGGATTATTTACCATATAA
- the ruvA gene encoding Holliday junction branch migration protein RuvA, translating to MYSYIKGIIKEINPKYVTLENHGIGYLIITPNPFNFKKDEEVTIYLYQKVSEDAINLFGFKSIEARELFIKLISVSGIGPKSAVAILASGPVNSIADAIESGDAKYLQKFPGIGPKSSKQIILDLQGKLDIEPSITSQVFIEVEEALKALGYGPREISKVIPKLDESKAINDLIKDALSYMLK from the coding sequence ATGTATTCTTATATAAAAGGAATTATCAAGGAAATAAACCCTAAATACGTGACTTTAGAGAACCATGGTATTGGTTATTTAATCATCACACCAAACCCTTTTAATTTTAAAAAAGATGAAGAAGTGACTATTTATCTTTATCAGAAAGTCTCTGAAGACGCCATCAATCTTTTTGGTTTTAAGTCTATAGAAGCAAGAGAATTGTTTATTAAGTTAATATCTGTTTCAGGTATTGGGCCAAAATCGGCTGTGGCTATCTTAGCCAGTGGACCTGTGAATTCAATTGCGGATGCAATTGAATCTGGTGATGCTAAATATTTACAAAAATTCCCTGGTATTGGTCCTAAATCATCAAAACAAATCATTTTAGACCTTCAAGGTAAGTTAGATATTGAGCCAAGTATTACTTCACAAGTATTCATAGAAGTTGAAGAAGCCTTAAAAGCCTTAGGTTATGGTCCAAGAGAAATATCAAAGGTTATTCCGAAACTCGACGAATCAAAAGCCATTAATGATTTAATTAAAGATGCTTTATCCTATATGCTTAAATAA
- the obgE gene encoding GTPase ObgE → MFIDEVNILVRSGKGGDGKVAFRREKYVPKGGPAGGNGGKGGSIIFQADEGKSTLTDLKYQKHVFAKDGEPGKNKNMAGKDAEDVIVMVPIGTIIYNEKTNEVLADLTKHGEQSLIAKGGRGGRGNTAFANSRNKAPKFQENGELGQELDLRVELKLLADVGLIGFPSVGKSTLITILSKASPKIGDYPFTTITPNLGVVEYAGVQPFVLADMPGLIEGAHQGAGLGIQFLKHIERTRVLLHMVDMSPSSLRDPYQDYQTINNELEKYEFDLLKRPQIIVASKMDEDGAEARLKEFKDKLPKDTKIYPISAMTNQNLKELVFGTKALLDQTPFFYEKQEVVEEYVEYHFEEEKDIEIRRTKDDTYNVTGALIEKTYRQRSLATDENIQAFLAKLRKAGLDQLLRESGAKNGDTIIIYDLEFEFVE, encoded by the coding sequence ATGTTTATAGATGAAGTAAATATTCTAGTAAGATCCGGCAAAGGTGGCGATGGAAAAGTCGCATTTAGACGTGAAAAGTATGTGCCAAAAGGTGGTCCAGCTGGTGGTAATGGGGGAAAAGGTGGTTCCATCATTTTCCAAGCTGATGAAGGTAAATCAACCCTAACTGACCTTAAATACCAAAAACATGTCTTTGCAAAAGACGGTGAACCAGGCAAAAACAAAAATATGGCGGGTAAAGACGCTGAAGACGTTATCGTCATGGTGCCCATAGGTACCATTATATACAATGAAAAAACCAATGAAGTATTGGCTGATTTAACCAAACATGGTGAACAAAGCCTTATCGCTAAAGGGGGACGAGGCGGAAGAGGGAATACCGCTTTTGCTAATTCTAGAAATAAGGCTCCTAAATTCCAAGAAAATGGAGAATTAGGTCAAGAACTAGATTTAAGAGTAGAACTAAAACTTTTAGCAGATGTTGGTTTAATTGGTTTTCCTTCAGTAGGAAAATCAACACTGATAACCATTTTATCAAAAGCCAGTCCTAAAATAGGAGACTATCCATTCACAACCATCACCCCAAATTTAGGTGTTGTTGAATACGCAGGTGTTCAACCCTTCGTATTAGCGGATATGCCTGGATTAATTGAGGGCGCTCACCAAGGAGCAGGCTTAGGAATACAGTTTTTAAAACATATTGAAAGAACCAGGGTCTTACTTCATATGGTGGATATGAGCCCAAGTTCTCTAAGAGATCCTTACCAAGATTATCAAACCATTAATAATGAGTTGGAAAAATATGAATTTGACTTATTGAAACGCCCACAAATCATTGTCGCAAGCAAAATGGATGAAGATGGGGCAGAAGCCAGACTCAAAGAATTCAAAGATAAACTTCCAAAAGATACGAAAATTTACCCAATTTCAGCCATGACCAATCAAAATTTAAAAGAACTTGTCTTTGGAACTAAAGCATTATTAGACCAAACACCATTTTTCTATGAAAAACAAGAAGTTGTTGAAGAATACGTTGAATATCATTTTGAGGAAGAAAAGGATATTGAAATTAGACGTACAAAAGATGATACTTACAATGTCACCGGCGCACTCATAGAAAAAACCTATAGACAAAGGTCTTTAGCCACTGATGAAAACATTCAAGCCTTCTTAGCTAAGTTAAGAAAGGCTGGTTTAGACCAATTATTAAGAGAATCTGGTGCTAAAAACGGTGATACAATCATTATCTATGATCTAGAATTCGAATTTGTCGAATAA
- a CDS encoding GNAT family N-acetyltransferase — MIRLANQEDLVVIKELAALVRENMQNSGLQQWLGNYPDIDIFQSDFQKSGLYVYLIDNQIIASISILPENDPPYKEIQWIKDKSLVIHRLLVHPYYQKQGIGKAMFEKAIEETKKGYQSLKVDTHPDNHKMQNLILKMNFKYMGYLSSINRLAYELIV, encoded by the coding sequence ATGATTAGACTTGCCAATCAAGAAGATTTAGTTGTTATCAAAGAACTAGCCGCATTGGTTAGAGAAAACATGCAAAATAGTGGACTCCAACAATGGTTGGGTAATTATCCTGATATTGATATATTTCAATCTGATTTTCAAAAATCAGGTCTTTATGTCTACCTGATAGACAATCAAATTATTGCCTCTATATCCATTTTACCTGAAAATGACCCACCCTATAAGGAAATTCAATGGATAAAAGACAAATCATTGGTCATACACAGATTACTTGTCCATCCATATTATCAAAAACAAGGCATAGGTAAAGCTATGTTTGAAAAAGCAATAGAAGAAACAAAAAAAGGCTATCAAAGTCTTAAAGTAGATACTCATCCTGACAATCATAAGATGCAAAATCTAATATTAAAGATGAATTTTAAATACATGGGTTATTTATCTTCCATCAATAGACTTGCTTACGAATTAATTGTCTAA
- the rpmA gene encoding 50S ribosomal protein L27 translates to MMASKKGTGSTKNGRDSAGRRLGAKLADGQVCTAGSIIYRQRGTKIHPGENVGIGKDDTLFAKVNGIVKYETIGRSKKQASVYPQA, encoded by the coding sequence ATGATGGCTTCTAAAAAGGGGACTGGATCAACTAAAAATGGTCGTGACTCAGCGGGTCGTCGCCTAGGTGCTAAATTAGCAGATGGTCAAGTTTGCACAGCTGGATCAATCATCTACCGTCAAAGAGGTACAAAAATCCATCCAGGTGAAAACGTTGGTATTGGAAAAGATGATACATTATTTGCTAAAGTAAATGGAATCGTAAAATACGAAACTATTGGTAGAAGTAAAAAACAAGCTAGTGTTTATCCACAAGCATAA
- the rplU gene encoding 50S ribosomal protein L21: protein MYAIIETGGKQVRVEVGQEIFVEKLNVEADQEYTFDKVLMVGGDKTKIGTPYVKGATVTAKVVKNGKAKKIIVYKYESKKDYHKKQGHRQPYTKLTIEKINVG from the coding sequence ATGTATGCAATCATCGAAACAGGCGGAAAACAAGTAAGAGTTGAAGTAGGTCAAGAAATTTTTGTTGAAAAACTTAACGTTGAAGCTGATCAAGAATATACTTTTGATAAAGTATTAATGGTCGGAGGAGACAAAACAAAAATTGGAACACCTTATGTTAAAGGTGCAACTGTTACAGCGAAAGTTGTTAAAAATGGTAAAGCGAAAAAAATTATAGTTTACAAATACGAATCAAAAAAAGATTACCATAAAAAACAAGGTCATCGACAACCTTATACAAAGCTTACCATTGAAAAAATTAATGTCGGATAA